GCCCAATTCTTGCCACAAAGTTAACGCAATCGGGACAAAACTCCGCCTTTTCCGGGCCACAGAAAGCGAAGCCGATGCGCGGCACATTCAGCGACTCCCAGCGCGGCAGCCTGTTCATGTGCCTGGCGATGCTGGGCTTCGGGATCGAGGACGCGTTCTTCAAGGCCGCGACCGGCCTTGGCGCCAGCCCCGGCCTGGCCACCGTGCAGTTCGGCCTGACCGCGATGACGATCTACGCGGTGCTTGCATGGCGGGCGGGCGTGCGTCTTTGGGATGCAGCCTATCTGCAGCCGCGCCTGTTGATCCGCACCGGGTTCGAGATCTGCGGCCGGCTGTTCTTTGCGCTGGCGCTGGCCTACACGCCGCTGTCCACCACTTCGGCCATCCTGCAGGCCGCGCCCCTGGTGGTGATGCTGGGTGCCGCGCTGGTGCTGGGCGAACGGATCGGACCGCGCCGCTGGGTGGCCATGGCGGTGGGGCTGGCCGGCGTGTTGCTGATCGTGCGCCCGTCACCGGCGGGGATCGAGGCGAACGCCGTCTTCGCACTGCTGGGGATGGTCGGGTTCGCCGGACGCGACCTGGCCACCCGCGCCGCGCCCGCCCATGTCCATGCCGCGCAACTGGGCGTTCTGGGCTTTGCCGTGGTCACTTTTGCCGGCCTGGTGATCCTGGGCTTCGAAACCGCACCGCCCGCATTGCCCCTGCCCGCAAGCCTGCTGCTGCTGGGCACCACGCTGGCGGGCGTGGTCGGCTATTCCGCGCTGACCAAGGCCATGCGCACCGGCGCCGTGGCGGTCGTCGCGCCTTTCCGCTATTTCCGGCTGCTGGTGGCGTTGGCGCTGGCCTATGCGGTCTTTGGCGAAAGACCCGATGCACAGACGCTGACAGGCGCGATGCTGATCGTCGGCGCCGGGCTGTATTCGCTCTGGCGCGAAGGCAGGGCTGGCGCGGCGCGGCGATCCGCGCTAGAGGACGCGCCTTGATGCAGGATCACCCCATGACCACACGTGCCGGATTCGTCGCCCTGATCGGAGAGCCCAATGCGGGCAAGTCCACGCTGACCAACCGCATGGTCGGCGCCAAGGTGTCGATCGTCACCCACAAGGTGCAGACCACCCGCGCCCGCATCCGCGGTGTCGCCATCGAGGGCGACACCCAGATCGTCTTTGTCGATACGCCGGGATTGTTCACGCCACGCCGCAGGCTGGACCGGGCGATGGTCAAGGCGGCCTGGGGTGGCGCCGCGGATGCCGATATCACCGTGCTGCTGGTCGAGGCGCATCGCGGGCTGACCGCCGGCGTGCAGCGCATTCTCGACGGGCTGGCCGATCTGCCCAAGGGGCTGCGGGTGGCTCTGGCGATCAACAAGATCGACAGGGTCGCGGCCAAGGCGCTGCTGGCGCTCTCGCAAAAGCTGAACGACGCCTATCCGTTCGAAAAGACCTTCATGATCTCGGCCGAAAAGGGCCAC
This sequence is a window from Thalassococcus arenae. Protein-coding genes within it:
- a CDS encoding DMT family transporter — translated: MRGTFSDSQRGSLFMCLAMLGFGIEDAFFKAATGLGASPGLATVQFGLTAMTIYAVLAWRAGVRLWDAAYLQPRLLIRTGFEICGRLFFALALAYTPLSTTSAILQAAPLVVMLGAALVLGERIGPRRWVAMAVGLAGVLLIVRPSPAGIEANAVFALLGMVGFAGRDLATRAAPAHVHAAQLGVLGFAVVTFAGLVILGFETAPPALPLPASLLLLGTTLAGVVGYSALTKAMRTGAVAVVAPFRYFRLLVALALAYAVFGERPDAQTLTGAMLIVGAGLYSLWREGRAGAARRSALEDAP
- the era gene encoding GTPase Era, with translation MTTRAGFVALIGEPNAGKSTLTNRMVGAKVSIVTHKVQTTRARIRGVAIEGDTQIVFVDTPGLFTPRRRLDRAMVKAAWGGAADADITVLLVEAHRGLTAGVQRILDGLADLPKGLRVALAINKIDRVAAKALLALSQKLNDAYPFEKTFMISAEKGHGVADLRAWLAAALPEGPWLYPEDQIADLPLRMIAAEMTREKLTLRLHQELPYQLTVETEAWEERPDGSARIDQVVYVSRAGHKGIVLGNKGETIKAISKAAREELVEFLGRKIHLFLQVKVREKWQDEAERYSEMGLDFRDGNA